A region from the Tahibacter amnicola genome encodes:
- a CDS encoding GNAT family N-acetyltransferase, translating to MSPRLETERLILRTTQREDFDMWADLMGDEVSARFIGGKQPRAAAWRGFLTMAGAWQIQGFAMFTVIEKATGRPVGRLGPWQPEGWPGTEVGWGIAREFWGKGYATEGAAAAIDWAFDNLGWTEVIHCIDPENIPSQQVARKLGSRLLGSTVLPPPFENLPVQKWGQTREEWRARR from the coding sequence ATGTCTCCGCGCCTTGAAACCGAACGCCTCATCCTTCGCACCACCCAGCGCGAAGATTTCGACATGTGGGCCGATCTGATGGGCGATGAGGTTTCCGCCCGTTTCATCGGCGGCAAGCAGCCCCGCGCTGCCGCGTGGCGCGGCTTTCTGACGATGGCAGGCGCCTGGCAGATCCAGGGCTTTGCGATGTTCACGGTGATCGAGAAAGCCACCGGACGCCCGGTCGGGCGGCTGGGACCGTGGCAGCCGGAAGGCTGGCCGGGCACGGAAGTCGGTTGGGGTATCGCCCGCGAGTTCTGGGGCAAGGGCTACGCGACCGAAGGGGCCGCGGCCGCGATCGACTGGGCCTTCGACAACCTGGGCTGGACCGAGGTCATCCACTGCATCGATCCGGAGAACATCCCCTCGCAGCAGGTGGCGCGCAAGCTGGGGTCCCGCCTGCTCGGTTCGACGGTCCTGCCGCCGCCGTTCGAAAACCTGCCAGTCCAGAAATGGGGCCAGACGCGCGAGGAATGGCGCGCGCGGCGATGA
- a CDS encoding TetR/AcrR family transcriptional regulator, producing MAREKSFDIAETTREVMHVFRRRGYEATSIKDLEAVTGLKAGSLYNTFGNKHELFLTALDYYIEHIVTKRIRQFLSGDDPIEDIRALFVSTYVHKLGDCRGCLLTNTAVEIGNLDERTRDKVIKGMQAFEVEFERLIKKAQRMGLVRAGRSAAVLARHLLLNYQGLLVMVKLDHSRKTLNSFVDGIVESLRA from the coding sequence ATGGCCAGAGAGAAGAGCTTTGACATCGCCGAAACCACCCGGGAGGTCATGCATGTGTTTCGCCGTCGCGGCTACGAGGCGACGTCGATAAAAGATCTGGAAGCCGTTACCGGACTGAAGGCCGGCAGCCTGTACAACACGTTCGGCAACAAGCACGAGCTGTTTCTCACCGCGCTCGACTACTACATCGAGCACATCGTGACGAAGCGGATCCGCCAGTTCCTGTCCGGCGACGATCCGATCGAGGACATCCGTGCGCTGTTCGTATCCACCTATGTGCACAAGCTCGGTGACTGCCGCGGCTGCCTGCTGACCAATACGGCGGTGGAGATCGGCAATCTGGACGAACGCACCCGGGACAAGGTCATCAAAGGCATGCAGGCGTTCGAGGTGGAATTTGAACGGTTGATCAAGAAGGCCCAGAGGATGGGACTGGTCCGCGCCGGCCGCAGCGCGGCGGTGCTGGCGCGGCACCTTCTGCTCAACTATCAGGGGCTGCTGGTCATGGTGAAGCTGGACCACAGCAGGAAAACCCTGAACAGCTTTGTCGACGGCATCGTCGAGTCGCTACGGGCATAG
- a CDS encoding glutathione S-transferase family protein has translation MLTVHGMKASGNCYKVQLLLELLGQPFRWNEIDTLAGETRTPQFLSKNANGKVPLLELADGRCLPESNAILCYLAEGSPFLPDDRWERAQALQWMFFEQYSHEPYVAVARYICKFLPADHARRADLDRLRERGYQALDVMERHLAAQPYFAGGRFTVADIALYAYTHAAADGGFDLARYAAIGQWLQRVSAQPRFVPQGA, from the coding sequence ATGCTGACCGTCCATGGCATGAAAGCATCGGGCAATTGCTACAAAGTGCAATTGTTGCTAGAGCTGCTCGGCCAGCCCTTCCGCTGGAATGAGATCGATACGCTGGCCGGCGAAACCCGTACGCCGCAATTCCTGAGCAAGAATGCCAACGGCAAGGTGCCGTTGCTGGAACTGGCAGACGGCCGCTGCCTGCCCGAATCCAACGCGATCCTCTGCTATCTCGCCGAAGGTTCGCCGTTCCTGCCGGACGACCGCTGGGAACGCGCACAGGCGCTGCAATGGATGTTCTTCGAGCAATACAGCCACGAGCCGTACGTCGCCGTCGCGCGCTACATCTGCAAGTTCCTGCCGGCCGATCACGCGCGCCGCGCCGATCTGGACCGGCTGCGCGAGCGGGGATACCAGGCACTGGACGTGATGGAACGCCATCTTGCGGCGCAACCGTATTTTGCCGGTGGACGGTTCACGGTCGCCGACATCGCCTTGTACGCCTATACGCATGCCGCCGCGGACGGCGGATTCGACCTTGCCCGCTACGCCGCGATCGGGCAGTGGCTGCAGCGCGTAAGCGCGCAGCCACGCTTCGTCCCACAGGGCGCTTGA
- a CDS encoding thiamine pyrophosphate-dependent enzyme yields the protein MSAVAPIPARHKNVNRAEVCDQNFQEFVRDWHGTVHARPAADAPVLPGSLCNATDFQQLLESQLVSRHLDLMARVLRVKNKVFYTIGSSGHEGNAMVARLTRHTDPAFLHYRSGGFMAERFRKLPGMDPIMDSALSFAASKDDPASGGRHKVWGSKPLWVLPQTSTIASHLPKALGTAVAIEQARRIGHTLPVPEDSITICSFGDASANHATAQTAFNAAGWTAYQKLPAPVLFVCEDNGIGISVKTPTDWISASFSQRRDLDYFYANGLDIAEGYEQVARAVYHCRTTRRPTFLHLRTTRIMGHAGTDFEIEWRSVEELMAVEATDPLLRSAHIALASGLYTKETLLALYEGTRQKCFAAAEEADRRPKLTDLAEVIAPLAPYHPDAVNAEARRTDFADRRAAVFGGDEKLPEKLAPRHLAIQINNALHDLFCKYPEALLFGEDVAQKGGVYTVTKGLHKAFKSQRVFNTLLDETMILGLAQGYANMGMLPVPEIQYLAYFHNACDQIRGEACSLQFFSNGQYRNPMVMRIASLGYQRGFGGHFHNDTSITALRDIPGLVVGCPSRGDDAAMMLRTLMALAKVDGRVCAFLEPIALYMTKDLYEAGDGQWLTSYPAPDQYIPLGEERTYSPEATDLVIFCYGNTVPMSLRAARALEARRGWKVRVVDLRWLQPLNESAIARHAADCARILVVDEGRRSAGVGEGIFTAIVEGGQGAKPQKRVVGVDTYTPLAGAAFLVLPSDEDIIAAAESLA from the coding sequence ATGTCTGCCGTCGCCCCGATTCCCGCCCGCCATAAAAACGTCAACCGCGCCGAAGTCTGCGACCAGAATTTCCAGGAGTTCGTGCGCGACTGGCACGGCACCGTGCACGCCCGTCCCGCAGCGGACGCGCCGGTGCTGCCGGGCAGCCTGTGCAATGCCACGGATTTCCAGCAATTGCTGGAGTCGCAACTGGTCAGCCGCCATCTGGACCTGATGGCCCGCGTGCTGCGCGTGAAGAACAAAGTGTTCTACACCATCGGTTCGTCGGGCCATGAAGGCAATGCCATGGTTGCGCGCCTGACGCGTCACACCGACCCGGCCTTCCTCCACTACCGTTCCGGCGGCTTCATGGCCGAGCGGTTCCGCAAGCTGCCGGGCATGGATCCGATCATGGATTCGGCCCTGTCGTTCGCCGCGAGCAAGGACGATCCGGCCTCGGGTGGTCGCCACAAAGTGTGGGGATCAAAGCCGCTCTGGGTGCTGCCGCAGACATCCACCATCGCCTCGCACCTGCCCAAGGCGCTGGGCACGGCGGTCGCGATCGAACAGGCACGCCGCATCGGCCACACGCTGCCGGTGCCGGAAGATTCAATCACGATCTGCTCCTTCGGCGATGCCTCGGCCAATCACGCCACCGCGCAGACGGCGTTCAACGCCGCCGGCTGGACCGCCTACCAGAAGCTGCCGGCGCCTGTGCTTTTCGTGTGCGAAGACAACGGCATCGGCATTTCGGTGAAGACGCCTACGGACTGGATCAGCGCCAGTTTCAGCCAGCGCCGTGACCTGGATTACTTCTACGCCAATGGCCTGGATATCGCCGAGGGTTACGAGCAGGTCGCCCGCGCGGTGTACCACTGCCGCACGACACGTCGCCCGACCTTCCTGCACCTGCGCACTACGCGCATCATGGGCCACGCCGGTACCGACTTCGAAATCGAATGGCGTAGCGTGGAAGAACTGATGGCCGTGGAGGCCACTGATCCGCTGCTGCGCTCCGCGCACATCGCGCTGGCATCGGGCCTCTACACCAAGGAAACCCTGCTTGCGCTGTACGAAGGCACGCGCCAGAAGTGCTTCGCCGCGGCGGAAGAGGCCGACCGTCGCCCGAAACTGACCGATCTCGCCGAAGTGATCGCGCCACTCGCGCCCTATCACCCGGACGCCGTGAATGCGGAAGCCCGGCGCACGGATTTTGCGGACCGTCGTGCAGCGGTCTTTGGTGGCGACGAAAAGCTGCCAGAGAAACTGGCGCCACGTCACCTCGCCATCCAGATCAACAATGCCTTGCACGACCTGTTCTGCAAGTATCCCGAAGCCCTGCTGTTTGGCGAGGACGTGGCCCAGAAGGGTGGCGTGTACACCGTCACCAAGGGGCTGCACAAGGCTTTCAAGAGCCAGCGCGTGTTCAACACGCTGCTCGACGAGACCATGATCCTGGGCCTGGCGCAGGGGTATGCCAACATGGGCATGCTGCCGGTGCCCGAGATCCAGTACCTGGCCTATTTCCACAATGCCTGCGACCAGATCCGTGGCGAAGCCTGCTCGCTGCAGTTCTTCTCCAACGGCCAGTACCGCAACCCGATGGTCATGCGCATTGCCTCGCTGGGCTACCAGCGCGGATTCGGCGGTCACTTCCACAACGACACCTCGATCACCGCCCTGCGCGACATCCCGGGCCTGGTCGTCGGTTGCCCCAGCCGCGGCGACGACGCGGCGATGATGCTGCGCACCCTGATGGCGCTGGCAAAGGTGGACGGTCGCGTATGCGCCTTCCTCGAGCCGATCGCGCTGTACATGACCAAGGATCTGTACGAAGCCGGTGACGGCCAGTGGCTGACCAGCTATCCGGCGCCTGACCAGTACATTCCCCTGGGCGAGGAACGCACCTATTCGCCGGAAGCGACGGACCTGGTGATCTTCTGCTACGGCAACACCGTGCCGATGAGTCTTCGTGCTGCACGCGCCCTGGAAGCCAGGCGCGGCTGGAAGGTGCGTGTGGTAGACCTGCGCTGGCTGCAGCCGCTCAATGAATCGGCCATTGCACGTCACGCCGCCGATTGCGCGCGCATCCTCGTGGTGGACGAGGGCCGTCGCTCGGCCGGCGTGGGCGAGGGCATCTTTACCGCGATCGTCGAGGGTGGGCAGGGTGCCAAGCCGCAGAAGCGCGTGGTCGGTGTCGACACCTATACCCCGCTTGCGGGCGCGGCCTTCCTGGTGCTGCCCAGCGACGAAGACATCATTGCCGCGGCGGAATCGCTGGCCTGA